A window of the Thermoanaerobacter uzonensis DSM 18761 genome harbors these coding sequences:
- the cobM gene encoding precorrin-4 C(11)-methyltransferase, whose translation MIYFIGAGPGDPELITLKGMKIIQACDVIIYAGSLVNKEILKYAKPEAEIYDSALMNLDEIIELMVKSHNERKDMARIHTGDPAIYGAIHEQIKRLEEKNIDYEVIPGVSSFLAAAAVLKKELTIPEITQTVIITRIGGRTKVPPKEDLKDLSRHKATMAIFLSVQDIDNVVLELKEGYEETTPVAVVYKATWEDQMIVTGTLNDISQKVKSKGINKTAMILVGDFLKDVKSYSKLYDREFSHSFRKKEDL comes from the coding sequence GTGATTTATTTTATTGGTGCAGGACCAGGAGACCCTGAACTTATAACATTAAAGGGGATGAAAATAATACAAGCTTGTGATGTCATCATATACGCAGGGTCACTTGTCAATAAAGAGATATTGAAATACGCAAAACCAGAGGCTGAAATTTACGATAGCGCTTTAATGAACCTTGATGAAATAATTGAGCTTATGGTAAAATCTCACAATGAGAGGAAAGATATGGCAAGAATACACACAGGAGACCCTGCTATTTATGGTGCCATACATGAACAGATTAAAAGGCTGGAAGAGAAAAATATAGATTATGAAGTAATTCCCGGTGTTAGTTCTTTTTTGGCAGCGGCGGCAGTTTTGAAAAAAGAGCTAACGATTCCTGAAATAACCCAGACGGTGATTATAACACGAATAGGAGGAAGGACAAAAGTACCTCCAAAAGAAGACTTAAAAGATTTATCCCGCCATAAAGCTACAATGGCGATATTTTTAAGCGTGCAGGACATTGACAATGTCGTTTTAGAGCTGAAAGAGGGTTATGAAGAGACTACTCCTGTTGCAGTTGTATATAAAGCTACTTGGGAAGACCAAATGATTGTTACAGGTACTCTCAATGACATTTCACAAAAGGTCAAATCAAAAGGAATAAATAAAACAGCCATGATACTTGTAGGAGATTTTTTAAAAGATGTAAAGTCTTATTCAAAGCTTTATGATAGGGAATTTTCTCATAGCTTCAGGAAGAAGGAAGATTTATGA
- the cbiG gene encoding cobalt-precorrin 5A hydrolase yields MRIAIIALTKNASKLANEIGTKLKGDVYVKEKYTTPEDYAIEGDFIEFVHKIFRKYQGLVFVMATGIVVRTIAGVVKDKFTDPAVVVVDEKGKFAISLLSGHVGGANRLALKVASIIGAQPVITTATDVEGVISLDVIAKDYGYQIENKEDLKKVSAALVNGENVRFILDEDVEKIPLLKDYVKNEDDRQVDAFVYITDKEIKKPLEKPYVILRPKNIVIGLGCKKGITFEDLFFFVSETFKKLNLTLKSVESIATINIKKEEKGIQQLAKFLKIPLVFYTKENLKKVEDKFPISDFVFHTVGVGSVARPSAYLASSGGKEIAYLKKNGMTLAIYKKEGLKWDGLKSWE; encoded by the coding sequence ATGAGAATAGCGATAATCGCTCTTACAAAAAACGCATCAAAGTTGGCGAATGAGATTGGCACAAAATTAAAAGGGGATGTGTATGTAAAAGAAAAATACACAACCCCTGAAGACTACGCAATAGAAGGAGATTTTATAGAATTTGTCCATAAAATATTTAGAAAATATCAAGGGTTGGTCTTTGTAATGGCTACAGGGATTGTGGTAAGGACAATTGCAGGGGTTGTGAAGGATAAATTTACCGACCCTGCTGTTGTGGTAGTAGACGAAAAAGGGAAGTTTGCCATAAGCCTTTTGTCCGGGCATGTGGGAGGTGCAAACAGACTTGCGCTCAAAGTGGCTTCTATAATTGGAGCGCAGCCTGTCATAACAACTGCAACAGATGTAGAGGGAGTCATATCCCTTGACGTTATTGCTAAGGACTACGGGTACCAAATTGAAAATAAAGAAGATTTGAAAAAGGTTAGCGCTGCCCTTGTAAATGGAGAAAATGTACGTTTTATTCTTGATGAAGATGTAGAGAAAATACCTTTGCTAAAAGATTATGTAAAAAATGAAGATGACCGTCAAGTTGACGCTTTTGTTTACATAACTGACAAAGAAATAAAAAAACCGTTAGAAAAACCTTATGTCATATTAAGGCCTAAAAATATAGTTATTGGCTTAGGATGCAAAAAAGGAATAACTTTTGAGGATTTGTTTTTCTTTGTCAGTGAAACCTTTAAAAAGTTAAATTTAACCTTAAAAAGCGTCGAGTCAATTGCTACTATAAATATAAAAAAAGAAGAAAAAGGGATACAGCAGTTGGCAAAATTTTTGAAAATTCCTCTTGTGTTTTACACAAAAGAGAATTTAAAAAAAGTAGAAGATAAATTTCCTATCTCGGATTTTGTTTTTCATACCGTGGGAGTTGGAAGTGTTGCAAGGCCTTCTGCTTATTTAGCTAGTAGCGGTGGCAAAGAGATAGCATATCTTAAGAAGAATGGGATGACACTTGCCATATATAAGAAAGAAGGATTGAAATGGGATGGATTAAAGTCGTGGGAATAG
- the cobJ gene encoding precorrin-3B C(17)-methyltransferase → MGWIKVVGIGPGDINDMTLKACNALKECDVVVGYTTYINLIKPLIKDKEVISLGMRKEIDRAKKAVELALQGKNVCIVSSGDAGIYGMAGLMYEVVHKENLDLKIEVIPGVTALSAAAAILGAPVMQDFAVISLSDHLVPWQVIEKRLALSAQADFVIVLYNPKSKERPENLMKAQKIIMKYKKEDIPVGIVKNASREGQQVIITTLKEMANYEIDMRTIVIIGNESTYVENGKMVTPRGYVL, encoded by the coding sequence ATGGGATGGATTAAAGTCGTGGGAATAGGTCCCGGTGATATAAATGACATGACTCTTAAAGCCTGCAATGCCTTAAAAGAATGTGATGTAGTCGTAGGATATACTACTTATATAAATCTTATTAAACCTTTAATTAAGGACAAAGAGGTAATTTCATTAGGGATGAGAAAAGAAATTGACAGGGCTAAAAAAGCTGTTGAGTTAGCTTTGCAAGGTAAAAATGTGTGCATTGTGTCAAGCGGTGATGCAGGCATATATGGCATGGCAGGGCTTATGTATGAGGTTGTCCATAAAGAAAACTTAGATTTAAAAATAGAAGTAATACCAGGAGTAACTGCTCTAAGTGCTGCGGCAGCTATACTGGGAGCACCTGTAATGCAGGATTTTGCAGTTATAAGTCTTTCAGACCACTTGGTACCTTGGCAGGTGATAGAAAAAAGATTGGCTCTTTCAGCACAAGCTGATTTTGTAATTGTCCTTTACAACCCTAAGAGCAAAGAAAGGCCGGAAAATCTTATGAAAGCCCAGAAAATTATTATGAAATACAAAAAAGAGGATATCCCTGTAGGAATAGTGAAAAATGCTTCAAGAGAGGGACAACAAGTGATAATCACCACTTTAAAAGAAATGGCAAATTATGAAATTGACATGAGGACGATTGTAATAATAGGGAATGAAAGTACTTATGTAGAAAATGGTAAAATGGTAACGCCGAGGGGATATGTACTGTGA
- the cobK gene encoding precorrin-6A reductase — MILVLAGTKDGREIAERLKFKGFEVIASTVTDYGASLFSEGIKVHKGAMDELSLVNFIYKNNIDIVVDATHPFAKDVSINAINACNKTGIKYIRHERESLYYYNAIVVKSFEEAAEECKKYDSIFLTVGSKNLEKFRGLWEIGKKVTARVLPLSNVIKKCEDLGLKPKDIIAMEGPFTKELNYQMFKERNAEVVVTKDSGIVGGVLEKFEAAKMLGIPVILIKRPDINYPVVVTDVDSLINEVTKIGHKQY; from the coding sequence GTGATACTGGTTTTGGCAGGTACAAAAGACGGAAGGGAGATTGCAGAAAGATTAAAGTTTAAAGGTTTTGAGGTTATAGCAAGTACAGTTACAGATTATGGTGCAAGTCTTTTTAGTGAGGGAATTAAAGTTCACAAAGGGGCAATGGATGAACTAAGCCTCGTTAATTTTATTTATAAAAACAATATAGACATTGTAGTTGACGCAACTCATCCTTTTGCAAAAGATGTAAGCATAAATGCTATAAATGCCTGTAACAAAACTGGTATCAAGTATATAAGGCATGAAAGAGAAAGTCTATATTACTACAATGCCATTGTAGTTAAAAGTTTTGAAGAGGCAGCAGAAGAATGTAAAAAATACGACAGCATTTTTTTGACTGTAGGTAGTAAAAACCTCGAAAAATTTAGGGGTCTCTGGGAAATAGGAAAAAAGGTGACGGCAAGAGTGCTTCCTTTAAGTAACGTCATAAAAAAGTGTGAAGATTTAGGATTAAAACCCAAAGATATAATAGCGATGGAGGGTCCTTTTACCAAAGAACTTAATTATCAAATGTTTAAAGAAAGAAATGCGGAAGTGGTTGTGACAAAAGATAGTGGTATTGTGGGAGGAGTATTAGAAAAGTTTGAAGCTGCTAAAATGCTGGGTATTCCTGTTATCCTTATAAAAAGGCCTGATATAAATTATCCTGTTGTAGTAACAGATGTTGATAGTCTCATAAATGAGGTGACAAAAATTGGACATAAACAATATTAA
- the hemA gene encoding glutamyl-tRNA reductase, with protein MDINNIKMVGVDKDTPLELREKVSFKDIGKALIKLKELGLEEVVILSTCHRSEIYFCSQKISTDEVKDFFINYFGLKEDFIKYLRQIYGLDAVEHIFRVACGLESMVVGEDQILSQVKEAIDTAQAFNSSGKILFKLFRDAVTLGKKARTDTGIKDLALSISYIAVKFVQEVFEDIKGKKAFVIGLGEMGQNAMKNLIDKGADVFVTNRTFSKAIQLKERIPEIHVVPYEQKYLYIASSDIVISATNAPHYTISYEKFKEVYNGRKICMLDIALPRDIDPRIGQIEGVSLYTIDDLKKTAEENKKERLLLIPVIEKMVKEEVDEFEKWYKTLEIEPYIKEVSRYANEVYNTEFQRIVNKLTDVSEKDKENIKIALKRVANKMANKMITYLKENAY; from the coding sequence TTGGACATAAACAATATTAAAATGGTGGGAGTAGATAAGGATACTCCTTTAGAATTGAGAGAAAAAGTTTCTTTTAAAGATATTGGAAAGGCATTAATAAAATTAAAAGAGTTGGGACTGGAGGAGGTTGTAATACTTTCCACCTGTCACAGAAGTGAAATTTACTTTTGTTCACAAAAAATATCCACGGATGAAGTAAAAGATTTTTTCATAAATTACTTTGGCTTAAAAGAAGATTTCATAAAATATTTAAGGCAAATTTACGGACTTGATGCAGTGGAACACATTTTTAGAGTTGCCTGTGGACTTGAATCTATGGTAGTAGGTGAAGACCAAATATTGTCACAGGTGAAGGAGGCTATAGATACCGCACAGGCTTTCAACTCTTCCGGAAAGATACTTTTTAAACTTTTTAGAGATGCAGTAACTCTTGGGAAAAAAGCTCGTACAGATACGGGTATAAAAGATCTGGCTTTGTCTATAAGCTATATTGCAGTTAAATTTGTTCAAGAAGTATTTGAGGATATAAAAGGCAAAAAGGCTTTTGTGATAGGTCTTGGCGAGATGGGGCAAAATGCTATGAAAAATCTCATAGATAAGGGTGCTGATGTATTTGTTACAAACAGGACTTTTTCAAAAGCTATCCAATTAAAGGAGCGAATTCCGGAGATACATGTCGTGCCTTATGAACAAAAATATCTTTACATTGCCAGTAGTGATATTGTAATAAGTGCCACAAATGCTCCTCATTATACGATAAGTTATGAAAAGTTTAAAGAAGTTTACAATGGAAGAAAAATTTGCATGTTAGATATAGCTCTTCCTAGGGATATAGACCCAAGAATAGGACAAATAGAAGGGGTAAGTCTTTATACTATTGACGATTTAAAAAAGACAGCGGAGGAAAACAAAAAAGAGAGGCTTTTACTCATTCCCGTTATTGAAAAAATGGTGAAAGAGGAAGTGGATGAATTTGAAAAATGGTACAAAACACTTGAAATAGAGCCTTATATAAAAGAAGTAAGTAGATATGCCAATGAAGTTTATAACACAGAATTCCAAAGAATTGTAAATAAATTGACTGACGTATCTGAAAAAGACAAGGAAAATATAAAAATCGCTTTAAAAAGAGTTGCAAATAAAATGGCTAATAAAATGATAACGTACCTTAAAGAAAACGCCTATTAG
- the hemC gene encoding hydroxymethylbilane synthase — protein MKKVIKVGTRSSELALKQTAMVINEIKKFRQDFEFEIVKITTQGDALIDKPVSEIGGKGVFVKEIESALLKGEIDMAVHSMKDMPYEIPKGLKLMAVLKREDPKDVFVSRDGTQFMDLKEGAKIGTSSLRRQVQLKALKPDIQIVPIRGNVRTRLKKMEELNLDGIVLAAAGLHRLGFENVITEYFPLDVVVPAPCQGILAVEIAENFDNIFQEFYSYIVDRRTFFEASVERELLKAFGVNCRQPFGAYAQYRKEEDEEKINIKVVYQKEDKLLKSEVTGLIDETDKMIEKLIKEFGGL, from the coding sequence ATGAAAAAAGTTATAAAAGTCGGCACAAGGTCAAGTGAATTGGCTTTAAAGCAAACCGCAATGGTTATAAATGAAATAAAAAAATTTAGGCAGGATTTTGAATTTGAAATAGTAAAGATAACCACACAAGGGGATGCATTAATTGACAAACCTGTTAGTGAAATAGGGGGAAAAGGGGTTTTTGTAAAAGAAATAGAAAGTGCATTGCTCAAAGGCGAAATTGACATGGCAGTCCACAGCATGAAGGACATGCCTTATGAAATACCTAAAGGGCTCAAGCTCATGGCAGTTTTAAAAAGAGAAGACCCAAAGGATGTGTTTGTTTCAAGAGATGGTACGCAATTTATGGATTTAAAAGAAGGGGCTAAAATTGGGACCAGCAGTTTAAGAAGGCAAGTGCAGCTTAAAGCTTTAAAGCCAGACATACAGATTGTTCCAATAAGAGGTAATGTGAGGACGAGACTCAAAAAAATGGAAGAACTAAACCTTGATGGCATTGTTTTGGCAGCGGCGGGTTTGCACAGGTTAGGATTTGAGAATGTTATTACTGAGTATTTCCCACTTGATGTAGTTGTGCCGGCACCCTGTCAGGGAATTCTTGCAGTAGAAATTGCGGAAAATTTTGATAATATATTTCAAGAGTTTTATTCCTATATTGTTGATAGAAGAACATTTTTTGAGGCTTCTGTTGAAAGGGAACTTCTAAAAGCTTTTGGAGTTAATTGTAGACAGCCTTTTGGTGCCTATGCCCAATACAGAAAAGAGGAAGACGAAGAGAAAATAAACATAAAAGTTGTTTATCAAAAAGAGGATAAACTTTTAAAAAGTGAAGTGACTGGTTTAATTGACGAAACCGATAAAATGATAGAAAAGCTTATTAAAGAATTTGGAGGTTTATGA